A genomic region of Eucalyptus grandis isolate ANBG69807.140 chromosome 5, ASM1654582v1, whole genome shotgun sequence contains the following coding sequences:
- the LOC104445969 gene encoding putative receptor-like protein kinase At3g47110 translates to MSSSHFCSVAFPAVLILELMITSFASCSAPGNETDKIALQEFRSLLTDDSAGTLASWNDSLHFCRWTGVTCGLRHQRVTALNLDGRDLAGTVSPYIGNLSFLRYLNLANNSFHGFIPPEIGRLFRLENLILSHNALGGRSKPADRWLPSALYNLSSLNTISLTLGLFSGSIRRDIGLLLPNLQILYLAVNQFTGPIPDSLSNVTNLAEIDFYGNNFTGHVPASFGGLQNLSWLGLGFNFLGSGATDSLSFLADLANCSNLEMLDLQHNQFKGELPVSVGNFSTQLERLQLSTNRIRGRIPEAIANLFSLHLLYMNDNMLTGNIPMSIGRLSNLQYLNLGKNKLTGHIPSTMGNITGLIRLYLYNNSLEGSIPLSLGDCKSLQDLVLYHNKFTGTIPSHMIRPSSLIIFLDVSHNSLSGPLPPDVGNLKNLISLDVSYNQISGEIPTTLGNCLGFEELYMQSNHFRGPIPQFKGLKGIRFLDLSNNNLTGQIPEFLVNLSSSLQFLNLSFNNLEGEVPVRGIFGNTSAFEVDGNREICGGIPELRLPSCPAKLFPRSMKHRPSKWVVDIIICASCAVALLSLISLFWLRNSKKEHLPTRSFGHFHERISYDALFKATDGFCSSKLIGSGSFGNVYRGTLGPDGKIVAIKVLNLQQKGAFKGFLAECKALSSIRHHNLVKILTACSSIDSHRNEFKALVYEFMVNGNLDIWLHPNDEHMQFKPLSFLQRLNITIDVASALDYLHHQCRTPIIHCDLKPSNILLDDDFTAHISDFGLSRLIFNSNKDIFSSHLSSSAFKGTMGYIAPEYGMGVRPSTSGDVYSFGILLLEMFTGRRPTDNIFKENFNLQKFVKSVLSKRAMGILDQSIFCGEVGESMDEEGIWRDCGTDQAKCLISVFEIGLICSAESPKDRKDMNGVARDLLSIRDKFLNTGIHEDRIQSPAPRDRCEVAACSTSGF, encoded by the exons ATGAGTTCGAGCCATTTCTGTTCAGTCGCCTTCCCTGCTGTCTTGATCCTGGAGCTCATGATCACGAGCTTCGCTTCTTGTAGCGCTCCAGGGAATGAGACCGATAAAATTGCTCTGCAAGAGTTCAGGTCCCTCTTAACAGATGATTCTGCAGGAACCTTGGCCTCCTGGAATGATTCCCTCCATTTCTGCCGATGGACTGGAGTCACTTGTGGTCTCAGACACCAACGGGTCACCGCCTTGAACCTAGATGGACGAGATCTGGCTGGGACCGTGTCCCCTTATATCGGAAACCTTTCCTTCCTCCGATACCTGAACCTCGCAAACAACTCTTTCCATGGTTTCATTCCTCCTGAAATCGGGCGCTTGTTCAGGCTTGAAAACCTGATCTTGAGCCACAACGCCTTAGGAG GCAGGTCAAAACCAGCTGACAGGTGGCTTCCCTCTGCCCTTTACAACTTGTCATCCCTCAATACCATAAGTTTGACCCTAGGCCTGTTCTCTGGTAGTATCAGGAGAGACATAGGCCTTCTGCTTCCAAATCTGCAAATTTTATATCTGGCAGTTAATCAGTTCACAGGTCCCATTCCCGATTCACTCTCCAACGTCACGAACTTagcagaaattgatttctatggCAATAACTTCACCGGACATGTCCCGGCCAGCTTTGGAGGGCTTCAAAACTTGAGCTGGCTCGGCCTTGGGTTTAATTTTCTCGGAAGCGGCGCAACTGACAGTCTAAGTTTCCTTGCTGATTTGGCCAACTGCAGCAACCTTGAAATGCTGGATTTACAACATAACCAGTTCAAAGGCGAGCTGCCTGTTTCTGTCGGTAACTTCTCAACCCAACTGGAGAGGCTACAATTGTCGACAAACAGAATTCGTGGGAGAATTCCTGAAGCAATTGCAAACCTCTTTAGTCTACATCTATTATATATGAACGATAACATGCTGACAGGCAACATTCCAATGTCTATTGGGAGGCTATCAAACTTGCAATATCTGAATTTGGGCAAAAACAAGTTGACTGGACACATACCTTCGACCATGGGTAACATCACCGGTCTGATAAGGCTATACTTGTACAACAACAGCTTAGAAGGAAGCATACCTTTGAGCCTCGGCGACTGCAAGTCCCTGCAAGATCTTGTCCTCTATCATAACAAATTCACCGGGACCATTCCTAGCCACATGATCAGACCGTCCTCCCTCATAATATTTTTGGATGTATCTCACAACTCTTTGTCTGGGCCCCTGCCACCCGATGTTGGAAACTTAAAGAACCTCATTTCTCTCGACGTTTCATACAATCAAATTTCAGGTGAGATTCCTACAACTTTGGGCAACTGTTTGGGATTTGAAGAGCTGTATATGCAGTCGAACCATTTTCGAGGACCCATTCCTCAGTTCAAGGGGTTAAAAGGAATCCGTTTTCTCGACCTTTCCAATAACAACCTGACAGGGCAAATCCCAGAGTTTTTAGTTAACTTGTCGTCGTCGCTGCAATTCTTGAATCTGTCTTTCAACAATCTCGAAGGCGAAGTACCTGTACGTGGGATATTTGGAAACACTAGTGCCTTCGAAGTTGACGGCAACCGAGAGATATGTGGGGGCATACCTGAACTGCGTTTGCCTTCATGTCcagcaaaattgttcccaagatcGATGAAGCATAGACCTTCGAAGTGGGTGGTGGACATAATCATTTGTGCTTCTTGTGCAGTGGCATTACTGTCCTTGATATCTCTATTCTGGTTGAGAAACTCGAAGAAGGAGCATCTGCCTACTCGCTCCTTTGGCCATTTTCACGAGAGAATTTCCTATGATGCTCTATTCAAAGCTACCGACGGATTCTGTTCAAGCAAATTGATTGGTTCAG GTAGTTTTGGCAATGTGTACAGAGGAACTCTTGGTCCCGACGGAAAAATCGTGGCCATTAAGGTTTTGAATCTCCAGCAGAAAGGAGCTTTCAAGGGCTTCTTGGCCGAATGCAAAGCACTCAGCAGCATTCGGCATCATAACCTTGTTAAGATCTTGACTGCTTGTTCGAGCATCGACTCCCATCGTAATGAGTTCAAAGCCTTGGTATACGAGTTCATGGTAAACGGCAACTTGGACATTTGGTTGCACCCCAACGACGAACACATGCAATTCAAACCTTTGAGCTTCCTGCAAAGATTGAACATCACAATCGATGTGGCCTCTGCTTTGGATTATCTTCACCACCAGTGCCGAACTCCAATCATCCACTGTGATCTGAAGCCAAGCAACATTCTTCTCGACGATGATTTCACAGCTCATATCAGTGATTTTGGATTGTCGAGGCTCATTTTCAATTCTAACAAAGACATCTTTTCGAGTCATCTCAGCTCCTCTGCTTTTAAGGGAACCATGGGTTACATTGCTCCAG AATATGGAATGGGCGTTCGTCCATCAACAAGTGGGGATGTGTACTCTTTCGGAATTCTCTTGTTAGAGATGTTCACTGGAAGACGGCCGACAGACAACATATTTAAAGAGAATTTTAACCTTCAGAAGTTTGTCAAGTCAGTATTGTCAAAGCGAGCAATGGGGATTTTGGATCAGTCAATTTTCTGTGGAGAAGTAGGCGAAAGCATGGACGAGGAGGGGATATGGAGAGACTGTGGAACCGACCAAGCCAAATGTCTGATATCGGTTTTCGAGATCGGATTAATTTGCTCAGCAGAATCGCCAAAAGACAGGAAGGACATGAATGGAGTTGCACGGGACTTGCTCTCAATCAGAGACAAGTTTCTCAATACCGGCATCCATGAGGATAGAATACAGAGCCCTGCACCAA GGGACAGGTGCGAGGTGGCGGCCTGTTCCACCTCCGGTTTTTGA